TAGCGAACCAGATTCTTCAAAAGCACATTCTCGGGGCAGAAGCAACCTCCTCCCCCTTGGGGGATACAGCCCAAGAGGAGGAGCTTGATCCCCTCGAAGGTCACCCCCAACTCGTCGGGGATATCATCCACCTTCGGGTTGAGTTTGAACATGGAGCCATAGGTCCCCTTCTTGGCGCCCGTTCTCTCCTCGATGAGGGCGCTCATCGAGGCGATGGGCGCAAGTTTTTCGGACATCTCCTTCGGAAGGCCGATGGCCGAGGCGAGGTTGGAATCGGGATCCGCATCGATCGCAAGGACCTTCTTCCCCTCGGCGGCCAGAAGCCTGGCCATCACCCCGGCCAGCGTGGTCTTGCCCACCCCTCCTTTTCCTGAAATGGCGATCTTCATCCTATCTCCTTTGAAACGCTGGACTAATCATAGCCAAAAATCCAAAAAATGTCTATCGAAGTCGCTCCCTCATTTGACAAACCTCCCTCGATCGATAAAGATAGAAGGGTCATGCAGAAATTGAACCTGAAGGTGCTGGGGCTTCTCAGCGCCGCCCACTTTGTCACGGACCTGAACCAGGGCGCCCTCCCTGCCCTCCTCCCTTTCTTCAAGGAAAGCCTCCACCTCTCCTATACGATGGCCG
Above is a window of Thermodesulfobacteriota bacterium DNA encoding:
- a CDS encoding carbon monoxide dehydrogenase accessory protein CooC, encoding MKIAISGKGGVGKTTLAGVMARLLAAEGKKVLAIDADPDSNLASAIGLPKEMSEKLAPIASMSALIEERTGAKKGTYGSMFKLNPKVDDIPDELGVTFEGIKLLLLGCIPQGGGGCFCPENVLLKNLVRYVLVARDEALIIDMEAGLEHLGRGSTSHVDGLIIVVEPGQRAIQTARQIRKLGEDLKIKRMMIVGNKVSSEEDRKVIEENLSDFPILGHMSFNPKILEADRTGKSPYDLDGKVREEVRAILRELEKRI